In a genomic window of Candidatus Poribacteria bacterium:
- a CDS encoding T9SS type A sorting domain-containing protein has product NVNINGTFTIAGGATVRDVTPGSVYNFAGGSSVVVNGTWKVTGSPSDHIQLLGPGEGEGGSRWTLQVNSSGQVDLNYVDLRDSELIVHGGSLNGKNAGYTVVSLGNLSPSWGPYDPLPDYDTFPFGDANGDGFVDLFDFNILASVFGTTDPKADFNGDGVVDLFDFGILAENFGKKVGGKAPAAPSQGKDYSGGQLALKLPERLPHRGDIVEVEVVARNAWMKAYGFVLSYDRSLLKLMDVEEGDFLENTLFLFHEGRVLCASRSGPSRGDGVLLKLRFRVIGDGRSREGIALRDIQVVDGKGRLGRLGEIRVPFCTAPHRTRLLASFPNPFNSEVWIPFQLADDAEVRVEIYDISGRVVRVLDLGRLPAGYYVDRSRAAYWDGRSGMGERVASGVYLYRFTAGSYSVIRRMVILK; this is encoded by the coding sequence CAAACGTCAACATCAATGGGACGTTCACCATAGCGGGAGGGGCGACTGTAAGAGATGTGACGCCTGGGTCGGTGTATAACTTTGCAGGAGGATCTAGTGTGGTTGTCAACGGGACATGGAAGGTGACGGGCTCACCATCGGATCACATACAACTGCTCGGCCCCGGAGAAGGGGAAGGAGGATCGAGATGGACTCTGCAGGTCAACTCCAGCGGTCAGGTTGATCTGAACTACGTCGACCTCCGTGACTCAGAGTTGATCGTCCATGGTGGCAGCCTCAACGGTAAGAATGCAGGCTACACAGTCGTCAGCCTCGGCAACCTCTCACCCAGTTGGGGGCCGTATGACCCGCTTCCGGATTACGATACCTTCCCCTTCGGCGATGCGAACGGGGACGGATTCGTGGATCTGTTCGACTTCAACATCCTGGCCTCCGTCTTCGGGACGACCGATCCGAAGGCCGATTTCAACGGAGACGGGGTTGTGGATCTGTTCGATTTCGGCATACTGGCCGAGAACTTCGGCAAGAAGGTGGGAGGAAAGGCTCCGGCGGCACCATCTCAGGGGAAAGATTACTCCGGAGGGCAACTGGCCCTGAAGCTGCCCGAGAGGCTCCCGCACAGGGGCGATATCGTAGAGGTGGAGGTGGTTGCCCGAAACGCTTGGATGAAGGCATATGGTTTCGTGCTGAGCTACGATAGATCCCTGCTGAAGCTGATGGACGTCGAGGAGGGGGATTTCCTCGAAAATACCCTTTTCCTCTTCCATGAGGGCAGGGTGCTCTGTGCGAGTCGATCCGGCCCATCAAGGGGAGATGGAGTGCTGCTCAAGCTTAGATTCCGGGTGATAGGCGATGGCAGGAGCAGGGAAGGGATAGCGCTCAGGGACATACAGGTCGTAGATGGCAAGGGGCGTCTCGGAAGGTTGGGGGAGATACGCGTTCCCTTCTGCACTGCGCCGCACAGGACACGTCTGCTGGCCAGCTTCCCCAATCCGTTCAACTCTGAGGTATGGATACCGTTCCAATTGGCGGATGATGCTGAGGTGAGGGTGGAGATATACGATATATCGGGCAGGGTGGTTCGGGTTTTGGATCTGGGAAGGCTTCCGGCGGGATATTACGTCGACCGATCGAGGGCCGCGTATTGGGACGGGCGGAGCGGTATGGGGGAAAGGGTCGCAAGCGGGGTGTATCTGTATCGCTTCACGGCGGGGAGTTATTCGGTCATAAGAAGGATGGTGATACTGAAATAA
- the mog gene encoding molybdopterin adenylyltransferase, whose translation MRRISVGVITVSDKASRGEREDRSYHAIRDVLEGFKGQTARFEILRYEIVPDERDRIASLLRKLADEEGLDLVLTTGGTGLSPRDVTPEATMEVVERIVPGIPEAMRAESIRKTPAGMLSRSVCGIRGGTLIINLPGSPKGAKECLEAVIAALPHAIEVLKGDLGDHEPPQP comes from the coding sequence ATGAGAAGGATCAGCGTGGGTGTGATCACGGTCAGCGATAAAGCCTCCCGCGGGGAGCGAGAGGATAGAAGCTATCATGCCATAAGGGATGTACTCGAGGGTTTCAAAGGTCAGACAGCTCGCTTTGAAATTCTCCGATATGAAATTGTGCCGGATGAAAGGGATCGGATAGCTTCGCTGCTCAGGAAACTTGCCGATGAGGAAGGGTTAGATCTGGTGCTTACGACGGGTGGAACGGGCCTTTCGCCCAGGGACGTCACACCTGAGGCGACGATGGAGGTGGTGGAGAGGATCGTGCCGGGCATACCGGAGGCGATGAGGGCGGAGAGCATCAGAAAAACACCCGCCGGGATGCTTTCCAGATCGGTCTGCGGGATAAGAGGTGGAACGCTGATAATAAACCTGCCGGGAAGCCCTAAAGGTGCAAAGGAGTGTTTGGAAGCCGTGATCGCCGCCCTGCCCCATGCGATAGAGGTCCTCAAGGGCGATCTAGGGGATCACGAACCGCCGCAACCGTAG
- a CDS encoding VWA domain-containing protein — MQVDIIEARPEVRRPLFGRDSITKRAKPREMLAKLNRGMKNAASIPTSVDTRNISRPLKTELNLIDPASFMGLEEPSIGGLSEPDYRNEEGSKGKGKAENRGNSAGSGDLDSQMSDRLQRIAAWMGNSSKADAVDVAFILDTSGSMEDNIKAVGNHLDEMAASLKSSGLDYRIAVVKFRYLRRDMLVFPFTKDVDRYRRLLRNVRCYGDERALDALDKAMDQLQFRKGAKRHFILVTDEPLKGSLPFVEILNRCRRMRIAVTVIGIDDPYHKILAGQTGGIFLHIPR, encoded by the coding sequence ATGCAGGTGGATATAATCGAAGCGAGACCGGAGGTCCGAAGGCCGCTGTTCGGCAGGGATTCGATCACAAAGAGGGCAAAACCCAGAGAGATGTTGGCAAAGCTGAACAGAGGCATGAAAAACGCCGCCTCCATCCCCACCTCCGTGGATACACGGAATATCTCCAGGCCGCTGAAGACGGAATTGAACCTGATAGATCCTGCAAGCTTTATGGGGCTCGAGGAGCCGAGCATAGGCGGCCTGAGCGAGCCCGATTACCGCAATGAGGAGGGATCGAAGGGAAAGGGGAAGGCGGAGAACAGGGGAAACAGCGCCGGCTCGGGCGATCTGGATTCTCAGATGTCGGATCGGCTTCAGAGAATCGCCGCATGGATGGGGAACTCATCAAAAGCCGACGCCGTCGACGTGGCCTTCATCCTCGACACAAGCGGCAGCATGGAGGATAACATCAAGGCTGTGGGGAATCACCTGGACGAAATGGCCGCCTCGCTCAAATCAAGTGGACTTGATTACAGGATAGCTGTGGTCAAATTCAGATATCTGCGGAGGGATATGCTCGTCTTCCCGTTCACAAAGGATGTGGACAGATACAGAAGACTGCTCCGAAATGTCAGATGTTATGGGGATGAAAGGGCCCTCGACGCTTTAGATAAAGCTATGGATCAGCTTCAGTTCCGTAAAGGGGCAAAACGGCATTTCATACTCGTCACGGACGAGCCGTTGAAGGGAAGTCTCCCGTTTGTAGAGATACTGAACAGGTGCAGGCGTATGAGAATAGCCGTCACAGTCATAGGGATAGATGACCCATATCATAAAATTCTCGCCGGACAGACCGGCGGTATATTCCTTCATATACCGAGGTGA
- a CDS encoding sugar kinase: protein MRGRFDVVGIGYSSVDYLGIVPSYPPEADEKTEMLEFTMQGGGPAATALVTLSKLGARVAFIGKIGDDDFGDFMLRELQREGVDVSMTLVEPGAKSPFAFIIVERGTGRRTILWTRSTASELSPREVDMKLIASARMLYLDGLQMEASIQAAKIAREKGVTVFLDADTLWSRSEELIGLCDVVIASKSFAKDLTGSEDYEGAIRAIIDLGPRIAGVTLGEEGCICCDGGPIVRKPAFKVEVVDTTGAGDVFHGAFAYGLLSGWELDRIAEFANAVAALKCRKLGGRAGIPTLEEVLDFLGWTDEHLSLS from the coding sequence GTGAGGGGGAGATTTGACGTCGTGGGGATCGGCTACTCCTCCGTCGATTACCTCGGGATCGTTCCCAGTTACCCTCCCGAGGCCGACGAGAAGACGGAGATGTTGGAGTTTACGATGCAGGGCGGCGGGCCGGCGGCCACAGCCCTTGTGACGCTTTCAAAACTGGGGGCGAGGGTCGCCTTCATAGGCAAGATCGGTGACGACGATTTCGGCGATTTTATGCTCAGAGAGCTTCAACGAGAAGGCGTGGATGTATCGATGACGCTCGTCGAGCCGGGCGCTAAATCCCCCTTCGCCTTCATAATCGTCGAAAGGGGAACGGGTAGGAGGACGATCCTCTGGACGAGATCCACCGCCTCGGAGCTTTCACCGCGGGAGGTGGATATGAAGCTCATCGCCTCGGCCAGGATGCTCTACCTGGACGGCCTTCAGATGGAGGCGTCCATCCAGGCCGCAAAGATCGCCCGAGAGAAAGGCGTTACCGTTTTCCTCGATGCCGATACACTCTGGAGCAGATCCGAGGAGCTGATAGGTCTTTGTGACGTGGTGATCGCCTCGAAGAGCTTTGCCAAAGATCTGACGGGAAGCGAGGATTATGAAGGCGCGATCCGAGCCATAATAGATCTCGGCCCCCGAATCGCCGGCGTGACCCTGGGAGAGGAAGGCTGTATCTGCTGCGATGGCGGCCCGATCGTTCGTAAGCCGGCCTTCAAGGTGGAGGTGGTGGACACGACGGGGGCAGGCGATGTGTTCCACGGGGCCTTCGCCTATGGACTGCTTTCGGGATGGGAGCTGGATAGGATCGCCGAGTTCGCAAACGCCGTCGCCGCTCTGAAATGCCGTAAATTGGGCGGCAGGGCCGGAATACCCACCCTGGAGGAGGTGCTTGACTTTTTGGGATGGACAGACGAACATCTATCTCTCTCCTGA